The Chloroflexi bacterium ADurb.Bin180 genome includes a window with the following:
- the proC gene encoding Pyrroline-5-carboxylate reductase → MLANHKLAFVGSGVMAEAMIKGILNRGLVAPEAIMASGPREERGADLRQHYGVASTTDNVAAVERAGVVVLSVKPQMVLKVLPQLRGKIEPHAMVLSIVAGTRLHTLVTGLSHESIARAMPNTPAQVGAAMTVWTTSPATTAEQKDQAQQILAALGDELWVEEENYLDMATALSGTGPAYVFLFMEALVDAGVHLGFSRRVSQRLVKQTILGSALFAQQSQLHPAELRNMVTSPGGTTAEALYQLEKGGVRTVLSRAVWAAYQKTRILGGEEDK, encoded by the coding sequence ATGCTGGCCAATCACAAACTGGCGTTCGTGGGCAGCGGGGTCATGGCCGAGGCGATGATCAAGGGCATCTTGAATCGGGGACTCGTGGCGCCTGAGGCCATTATGGCCAGCGGCCCTCGCGAGGAAAGAGGGGCTGACCTGCGTCAGCACTACGGTGTCGCCTCGACGACCGATAACGTGGCGGCGGTCGAGAGAGCCGGAGTCGTGGTGTTGTCGGTCAAGCCGCAGATGGTCCTGAAGGTGCTGCCCCAGTTACGGGGCAAGATCGAGCCTCACGCGATGGTTCTGTCCATCGTCGCTGGCACGCGGCTGCATACCCTGGTGACTGGGCTGAGCCACGAGTCAATCGCGCGGGCGATGCCGAACACGCCGGCTCAGGTCGGCGCGGCGATGACCGTATGGACGACCTCGCCGGCCACCACCGCCGAGCAGAAGGACCAGGCCCAGCAGATCCTGGCGGCGCTGGGCGATGAGCTGTGGGTCGAAGAGGAGAACTATCTGGATATGGCCACTGCGCTAAGCGGCACCGGTCCGGCCTACGTCTTTCTCTTTATGGAAGCCCTGGTGGACGCGGGCGTGCATCTTGGCTTCTCACGCCGTGTCTCGCAGCGGCTGGTCAAGCAGACGATCCTCGGGTCGGCGCTCTTTGCGCAGCAGTCGCAGCTTCATCCGGCCGAGCTGCGGAACATGGTGACTTCACCGGGCGGAACCACAGCCGAGGCCCTCTATCAGTTGGAGAAGGGCGGCGTGCGTACGGTCCTCTCTCGAGCTGTGTGGGCCGCCTACCAGAAAACAAGAATCCTGGGCGGAGAAGAAGACAAGTGA
- a CDS encoding YGGT family protein codes for MTYTLYRLVDFVFWFLSVALLLRVLLSWVNMGSGTFSDWIFRLTEPILAPLRRVIPPIGGLDFSPMVALFLLELLHTVVNRLLF; via the coding sequence GTGACGTACACTCTGTACAGACTGGTCGATTTCGTGTTCTGGTTTCTGAGCGTGGCCCTGTTGCTGCGGGTGCTGCTCTCCTGGGTGAATATGGGCAGTGGGACCTTCAGCGACTGGATCTTTAGGCTGACTGAGCCAATCCTGGCGCCCTTGAGGAGAGTGATTCCTCCCATCGGCGGCCTCGACTTTTCGCCGATGGTCGCGCTCTTCCTGCTGGAATTGCTGCATACGGTCGTGAACCGCTTGCTCTTCTGA